One Fibrobacter sp. UWB13 DNA window includes the following coding sequences:
- a CDS encoding PHB depolymerase family esterase, giving the protein MTMFKSMAFAGTVAALSSLSFAWSIDGVVSSKAGQPLSGVKISSFNYAGLEAVSAADGKFALSYDDGVGLQMLKSVQAHVGFNHNVITISGIKAQTLTVSVMDALGKVAFSRTLHNVFGLATFDLNKTNARGAKYIRINADGNRNTYQLGKNVTLMKDGDPLPTLMFAKEGYNNFTYTMKSFTESNVQITMDVASAQQSSSSQAIASSSSAKPESSAASSSSAKIEEVINCTGKTYQAGDHKMSVNVDGKNRTFIMHVPSAYKGDKPVPLVVDYHPVMGSGQGQLSGTTYKAQTDPEGVISLYPDGTKSADSRKMGPGWNVGPCCSDDDDVKFSREMIKSVEEKVCIDKKRVYATGFSMGGGMSNHVACFMSDVYAAVAPAGMDLNKTNSATCNPERPISIIMFRGTNDNVCRYQGGDSGFNDGLNFLGAEGNFQFWAQKNGCTGSPSKNSNGCNEYSNCKDGTKVVLCTKQGGGHEQGDGKVGWPFLKSFTLP; this is encoded by the coding sequence ATGACCATGTTTAAATCCATGGCATTCGCAGGAACAGTAGCAGCACTCAGCTCACTGTCTTTCGCTTGGAGTATCGATGGCGTCGTATCATCGAAGGCCGGACAACCTCTTTCCGGTGTAAAAATTTCATCTTTCAACTATGCTGGCTTAGAAGCCGTTTCGGCAGCTGATGGCAAATTCGCCCTCTCCTATGACGACGGTGTCGGTTTGCAGATGCTCAAGTCTGTTCAGGCTCACGTCGGTTTCAACCACAATGTTATTACCATTTCGGGCATCAAGGCCCAGACGCTTACCGTTTCTGTCATGGACGCTCTTGGCAAGGTCGCTTTCTCCAGAACGCTCCACAACGTTTTTGGTCTCGCCACGTTCGACTTGAACAAAACAAATGCTAGAGGCGCCAAATACATCCGCATCAATGCCGATGGTAACCGCAACACTTATCAGCTCGGCAAGAACGTGACCCTCATGAAGGATGGCGACCCGCTGCCGACCCTCATGTTCGCGAAGGAAGGCTACAACAACTTCACCTACACGATGAAAAGCTTTACCGAAAGCAACGTCCAGATTACGATGGATGTCGCTTCCGCTCAGCAGTCCAGCTCCAGCCAGGCAATCGCATCGAGTTCTTCTGCCAAGCCGGAATCTAGCGCAGCCTCTTCCAGCAGCGCGAAAATTGAAGAAGTCATCAACTGCACTGGCAAGACTTACCAGGCTGGCGACCACAAGATGTCTGTGAACGTCGACGGCAAGAATCGTACGTTCATCATGCACGTGCCGAGCGCCTACAAGGGCGACAAGCCGGTACCTCTCGTTGTGGACTACCATCCGGTTATGGGTAGCGGCCAGGGCCAGCTCAGCGGTACCACTTACAAGGCTCAGACAGACCCCGAAGGCGTTATCTCTCTGTACCCCGATGGCACGAAGTCTGCTGACTCCAGAAAGATGGGTCCGGGTTGGAACGTTGGTCCTTGCTGCTCCGACGATGACGACGTGAAGTTCTCTCGCGAAATGATCAAGTCTGTCGAAGAAAAGGTTTGCATCGACAAGAAGCGCGTTTACGCAACCGGTTTCTCGATGGGTGGCGGTATGAGTAACCATGTGGCATGCTTCATGTCTGATGTGTACGCCGCAGTTGCTCCTGCAGGTATGGACTTGAACAAGACCAACAGCGCAACCTGTAATCCGGAACGTCCGATTTCCATCATCATGTTCCGCGGCACAAACGACAACGTCTGCCGTTACCAAGGTGGCGATAGCGGATTTAACGACGGCTTGAACTTCTTGGGTGCCGAAGGCAACTTCCAGTTCTGGGCACAAAAGAACGGTTGCACAGGCTCTCCGTCCAAGAACTCCAACGGCTGTAACGAATACTCCAACTGCAAGGACGGCACGAAGGTTGTGCTCTGCACCAAGCAGGGTGGTGGTCATGAACAGGGCGATGGCAAGGTCGGTTGGCCGTTCCTGAAGTCCTTCACGTTGCCGTAA
- a CDS encoding sialate O-acetylesterase, with product MSVEKSFKKLMGIAGVAAGLSMFAVTGVNAAPDPNFHIYIAYGQSNMEGNATNFDKNIDGKEHPRVKMFATTSCSNLGRPTVGEMYPAVPPMFKCNQGLSVADWFGRHMADSLPNVTIGIIPVAQGGTSIRLFDPDDYKNYLNSAESWLKNGAKAYGDDGNAMGRIIEVAKKAQEKGVIKGIIFHQGETDGGMSNWEQIVKKTYEYMLKQLGLNAEETPFVAGEMVDGGSCAGFSSRVRGLSKYIANFGVASSKGYGSKGDGLHFTVEGYRGMGERYAQQMLKLINVAPVDPVPQEPFKGAPIAIPGKVEVEDFDKPGIGKNEDGTSNASYSDEDSENHGDTDYRKDTGVDLYKTADGVALGYTQTGEWLEYTVDVKADGEYNIDASVAAGNSTSAFKLYIDEKAITDDVSVPQTADNSWDTYKTISVKEKVALKAGKHVLKLEITANYVNIDWIQFSEPKKEDPPSAIAKVRFDMTEAESNFSVYSMQGKKLGTFTAKGMANAVNLVKTDAKLRKQAKGVFFVRKEGTKLMSKKVVVFE from the coding sequence ATGAGTGTGGAAAAGAGCTTCAAAAAGCTGATGGGCATTGCAGGTGTTGCTGCAGGCCTCTCTATGTTTGCGGTAACGGGTGTAAATGCGGCTCCGGACCCGAACTTCCATATTTACATTGCCTATGGGCAGTCGAACATGGAAGGTAACGCTACGAACTTCGACAAGAATATCGACGGCAAGGAACATCCCCGTGTCAAGATGTTTGCGACGACGTCTTGTTCGAATCTCGGTCGCCCGACGGTAGGTGAGATGTACCCTGCGGTGCCTCCGATGTTCAAGTGTAATCAGGGGCTTTCTGTGGCGGACTGGTTTGGCCGCCACATGGCAGATTCCTTGCCGAACGTGACGATTGGCATTATTCCGGTGGCTCAGGGCGGTACGAGTATCCGCTTGTTTGACCCGGACGATTACAAGAATTACCTCAACTCTGCTGAAAGCTGGCTGAAAAACGGAGCCAAGGCTTATGGTGACGACGGCAATGCTATGGGTCGTATCATCGAAGTTGCCAAGAAGGCTCAGGAAAAGGGCGTCATCAAGGGCATCATCTTCCACCAGGGCGAAACTGATGGCGGCATGAGCAACTGGGAACAGATTGTCAAGAAGACTTACGAGTACATGCTCAAGCAGCTCGGTTTGAACGCCGAGGAGACTCCGTTTGTCGCCGGTGAAATGGTCGATGGCGGTTCGTGTGCCGGTTTTAGCAGTCGTGTGCGTGGGCTTTCCAAGTACATTGCGAATTTTGGCGTGGCAAGTTCCAAGGGTTACGGCTCTAAGGGGGACGGCCTCCACTTTACTGTGGAAGGCTACCGCGGCATGGGTGAGCGTTATGCCCAGCAAATGCTCAAGCTCATCAACGTGGCGCCTGTTGACCCTGTCCCGCAGGAACCGTTCAAGGGTGCTCCGATTGCTATTCCGGGCAAGGTCGAAGTCGAAGATTTTGACAAGCCGGGTATCGGCAAGAACGAAGACGGTACGAGTAACGCCTCTTACAGTGACGAAGATTCCGAAAACCACGGTGATACCGATTACCGCAAGGATACGGGTGTAGACCTGTACAAGACAGCCGATGGCGTCGCTCTTGGCTACACGCAGACTGGCGAATGGCTCGAATACACGGTAGACGTGAAGGCTGATGGCGAATACAATATCGATGCTAGCGTTGCTGCCGGTAATTCCACCTCTGCGTTCAAGCTCTACATCGACGAGAAGGCTATTACGGATGATGTTTCCGTGCCGCAGACTGCCGACAATTCCTGGGATACGTACAAGACGATTTCCGTGAAGGAAAAGGTCGCCTTGAAGGCCGGAAAGCACGTGCTCAAGCTCGAAATCACCGCCAACTACGTGAATATAGACTGGATCCAGTTCAGCGAGCCCAAGAAGGAAGACCCGCCGAGCGCGATTGCAAAGGTCCGTTTTGACATGACTGAAGCCGAAAGCAACTTTAGCGTGTACAGCATGCAGGGTAAAAAGCTCGGGACGTTTACCGCAAAGGGAATGGCCAACGCTGTGAACCTCGTCAAGACGGATGCCAAGCTCCGCAAGCAGGCTAAGGGCGTGTTCTTTGTCCGCAAGGAAGGCACAAAGCTCATGAGCAAGAAGGTTGTCGTTTTCGAATAA
- a CDS encoding uracil-DNA glycosylase family protein: MGRNVVTDLRIFQETCNDIRNNESLVQEACSRSLSESQQKLEETQQELAHSNQLLQEAIAEEMRRLAIMQECEAEVQAAAAGLPETAGWYADAQRRLAIATAEYEKAVAHRMLMEQRVALAEQCVSMASKMVETLITKYNYGQNQISHYSSEGINRLSQADRATTEYVYETVNIANANVTTHQSTDAKVQYNVYSENLGKEVVCLGSVPGQHEAQAGRPFSGQSGKNLEVILSNLNYNGKPLSRAKVSIDNSWDSPLWMGEHGVTEAPLKQVCSDSNLSRLNNEIGKNTKIVIAFGDNAYAAAEALKAKYNLKFAIIKTDHPSMAHINRTYKSLKATEQERNLDRLSQMADNIKKSSGGLLT; encoded by the coding sequence ATGGGAAGAAATGTTGTAACAGACCTGAGAATATTTCAGGAAACTTGTAATGATATCCGAAATAACGAATCCTTAGTACAGGAAGCGTGTTCCCGTAGCTTGTCCGAATCCCAGCAAAAATTAGAAGAGACCCAACAAGAACTAGCTCACAGTAATCAACTTTTGCAAGAAGCAATTGCCGAAGAGATGCGCAGATTGGCAATTATGCAGGAATGCGAAGCCGAAGTCCAGGCGGCTGCGGCAGGACTTCCAGAAACAGCCGGTTGGTACGCAGACGCACAAAGGCGTTTAGCAATTGCCACTGCAGAATATGAAAAAGCTGTAGCTCACCGAATGCTCATGGAACAGCGCGTCGCCCTAGCGGAGCAATGCGTTTCAATGGCATCCAAGATGGTCGAAACGCTCATCACCAAATACAATTACGGTCAAAATCAAATCAGCCATTATTCATCGGAAGGAATTAATCGGTTAAGCCAAGCCGATAGAGCTACAACAGAATATGTGTATGAAACGGTCAATATCGCTAATGCCAATGTAACGACACACCAATCAACCGACGCGAAAGTACAATATAATGTGTATAGTGAAAATTTAGGGAAAGAGGTTGTTTGTCTCGGATCTGTACCCGGTCAACACGAAGCTCAGGCGGGTCGCCCTTTTTCTGGTCAATCCGGGAAAAATTTGGAAGTCATACTCTCAAACTTAAATTACAATGGAAAGCCTTTATCAAGAGCAAAGGTTTCCATTGATAATAGTTGGGATAGTCCTCTTTGGATGGGAGAGCATGGTGTAACAGAAGCCCCGCTTAAGCAAGTCTGTAGTGATTCAAATTTGTCTAGACTCAATAACGAGATTGGAAAAAATACAAAGATTGTTATTGCTTTTGGGGACAATGCCTACGCTGCCGCAGAAGCTTTAAAAGCAAAATACAATTTGAAATTTGCAATCATAAAAACAGACCATCCTAGTATGGCTCATATAAACAGAACATACAAATCGCTGAAGGCAACAGAACAAGAACGTAATCTAGATCGATTAAGTCAAATGGCAGACAATATCAAAAAATCGTCTGGCGGTTTGCTGACCTAA
- a CDS encoding carbohydrate binding domain-containing protein, producing MFGKIFKKAHCVLSLAVLASLTTFSFADNINVNGTNRTMNVYAPRNIEKGRPLIIQMHGMNQDAPYQQNAAKWEPIADTARFVVVFPNGQNKAWDIGGDKDINFLKAIINEMYNKYGIDKNRVYVSGFSMGGMMSYHAANKMGDMIAAIAPVSGGGGVNSPKRAMPIMHTHGTSDDVVNYNSTVNTLKGWVSAQKCSSSSKVTKPYPSSKPGSAASLEVWSGCKDNVEVRLLTIAGKGHWYSMDEAVSVNTSVEIWNFVKNYSLDGSSLPPPIQVPTDRDSIFNGGFDSTDVAWTLQTHGSAAATGDVKNGKYNFNITAVGDQNYQVQLIQHDLHLEKGQWYEVSFDASAGASRTLEVNVEQHTDPWASYLTEKANFELGTESKKYSFQFQMTAATDKDSRLSFNAGASTGTLTLDNVTLKKIAEPSVGLTTALRLSTTAGKFGVYNLAGKRLGFVEIIENDVPNMQKTMKNAGFGKGVYILRSKTRSFMLPVDR from the coding sequence ATGTTTGGTAAAATTTTTAAGAAGGCGCATTGCGTCCTTTCTCTTGCCGTATTGGCGAGTCTCACCACTTTTTCATTTGCAGACAACATTAATGTGAACGGCACGAACCGTACCATGAATGTGTATGCTCCGAGAAATATCGAAAAGGGCCGTCCGCTTATTATCCAGATGCACGGCATGAATCAGGATGCCCCGTATCAGCAGAACGCTGCCAAGTGGGAACCGATTGCCGATACGGCCCGCTTTGTGGTCGTGTTCCCGAACGGCCAAAATAAGGCATGGGACATCGGTGGCGACAAGGACATCAATTTCCTCAAGGCGATTATCAACGAAATGTACAACAAGTACGGCATCGACAAAAATCGCGTTTACGTTTCGGGATTCTCGATGGGCGGCATGATGAGCTACCATGCGGCAAACAAGATGGGCGATATGATTGCGGCCATTGCCCCGGTTTCCGGTGGCGGTGGCGTGAACTCGCCCAAGCGCGCCATGCCGATTATGCATACCCACGGCACTTCCGATGACGTGGTGAATTACAACAGCACCGTGAATACCCTCAAGGGCTGGGTTTCTGCGCAGAAGTGCTCTTCAAGTTCCAAGGTCACAAAGCCGTATCCATCAAGCAAGCCGGGTTCTGCCGCCTCTCTCGAAGTCTGGAGCGGCTGCAAGGATAACGTCGAAGTCCGCTTGCTCACCATTGCAGGCAAGGGCCACTGGTATTCCATGGACGAGGCGGTCAGTGTCAACACGAGCGTTGAAATCTGGAATTTTGTCAAGAATTATTCGCTGGACGGCTCTTCGCTTCCGCCGCCAATTCAGGTGCCGACCGACCGCGACAGCATTTTCAACGGCGGCTTTGATTCGACCGATGTCGCCTGGACTTTGCAGACTCACGGTAGCGCCGCCGCAACAGGCGATGTGAAAAACGGCAAGTACAATTTTAACATCACCGCCGTTGGCGACCAGAATTACCAAGTGCAGCTCATCCAGCACGACTTGCATCTCGAAAAAGGCCAGTGGTACGAAGTGAGCTTTGATGCTAGCGCTGGCGCCTCCCGCACGCTCGAAGTGAATGTGGAACAGCACACGGATCCGTGGGCAAGTTACCTCACCGAAAAGGCAAATTTCGAACTCGGCACGGAATCCAAGAAGTATTCTTTCCAGTTCCAGATGACTGCCGCAACCGATAAAGATTCTCGTTTGAGTTTCAATGCGGGCGCCTCGACGGGTACGCTCACGCTCGATAATGTCACGCTCAAGAAAATTGCGGAACCTTCAGTTGGTTTAACGACGGCACTTCGCCTCTCAACTACCGCTGGCAAGTTCGGTGTCTATAACCTTGCGGGCAAACGCCTCGGATTTGTCGAAATCATCGAAAACGACGTGCCGAACATGCAAAAAACGATGAAAAACGCTGGCTTTGGCAAGGGCGTTTACATCTTGCGTAGCAAAACACGCTCGTTCATGTTGCCGGTGGATCGGTAA
- a CDS encoding sialate O-acetylesterase, giving the protein MKKILAYAGVAAGLSMFAVGANAAPNPNFHIYIAYGQSNMAGNGDIVPSEDQANPPKNFIMLASHNANASQRSGKTNQSIKTGEWYPAIPPMFHPFENLSPADYFGRAMADSLPGVTVGIIPVAIGAVSIRAFDKDQYEAYFRGDGKDIMNWGWPKDYDNNPPGRILELAKKAKEVGVIKGFIFHQGESDGTDANWRKTVYKTYKDVIDALGLDENEVPFVAGELLQEGQNCCSSKNGGIAQLKQNFKKFGLASSKGLQGNGKDPYHFGRAGVIELGKRYCSEMLKLIDKTIDPDAPPVNLVDPSQSTVPDEPPEEYGPYTDPIEIPGKVEAENYNKGGADKAYYDLSKGNEGGKLRKNDVDIYQPNMGIVVGHCQKGEWLKYTVNVEADGDYGITANVAGENGTGSFVLYIDDKKVGTEIANEGKGFDTFTEVEGGKVTLTKGEHELKLEITNDWIDIDYVEFKEVSSQPEIGLKDIRYSMTEAESNYNVFDMQGIKLGSFTAKGMDAAIELVKTNANLRKQAKGVFFVRQSGSKSLTKKVVIHE; this is encoded by the coding sequence TTGAAAAAAATCCTGGCCTATGCAGGTGTTGCTGCTGGGCTTTCTATGTTTGCGGTGGGGGCGAATGCGGCTCCGAACCCGAACTTCCATATTTACATTGCTTACGGGCAGTCCAACATGGCGGGCAACGGCGATATCGTACCGTCCGAGGACCAGGCAAATCCGCCCAAGAACTTTATCATGCTTGCTTCGCACAATGCAAATGCAAGCCAACGCAGCGGCAAGACGAATCAGTCTATCAAGACGGGCGAATGGTACCCGGCAATTCCTCCGATGTTCCATCCGTTCGAAAACCTCTCCCCGGCGGACTACTTTGGCCGCGCTATGGCCGATTCCTTGCCGGGCGTGACCGTGGGCATTATCCCGGTTGCCATCGGTGCTGTGAGCATCCGCGCCTTCGACAAGGACCAGTACGAAGCTTATTTCAGGGGCGATGGCAAGGACATCATGAACTGGGGCTGGCCCAAGGATTACGACAACAACCCTCCGGGACGCATTCTGGAACTTGCCAAGAAGGCAAAGGAAGTGGGCGTCATCAAGGGCTTCATCTTCCACCAGGGCGAAAGTGACGGTACCGATGCCAACTGGCGCAAGACCGTTTACAAGACCTACAAGGACGTGATTGATGCGCTTGGCTTGGACGAAAACGAAGTGCCGTTTGTAGCGGGCGAACTCCTCCAGGAAGGCCAGAACTGCTGCTCTAGCAAAAACGGCGGCATTGCCCAGCTCAAGCAAAATTTCAAGAAGTTCGGACTTGCCTCTTCCAAGGGCTTGCAGGGTAACGGCAAGGATCCGTACCACTTTGGCCGTGCGGGCGTGATTGAACTTGGCAAGCGCTACTGCTCCGAAATGCTCAAGCTTATCGACAAGACGATTGACCCGGATGCTCCGCCGGTAAACCTTGTGGACCCGAGCCAGTCTACAGTTCCGGATGAACCGCCCGAGGAATATGGCCCGTACACGGACCCGATTGAAATCCCTGGCAAGGTCGAAGCTGAAAACTACAACAAGGGCGGCGCCGACAAGGCCTATTACGATTTGAGCAAGGGCAACGAAGGCGGTAAGCTCCGCAAGAACGATGTCGATATTTACCAGCCGAACATGGGCATTGTCGTCGGTCACTGCCAGAAGGGCGAATGGCTCAAGTATACTGTGAATGTTGAAGCCGATGGCGACTACGGAATTACAGCCAATGTCGCTGGCGAAAACGGAACCGGTAGCTTTGTCCTCTACATCGATGACAAGAAGGTCGGTACGGAAATCGCAAACGAAGGCAAGGGCTTTGATACATTTACCGAAGTGGAAGGTGGCAAGGTAACGCTCACCAAGGGCGAACACGAACTCAAGCTCGAAATCACCAATGACTGGATTGATATCGACTACGTTGAATTCAAGGAAGTGAGCTCTCAGCCGGAAATCGGACTCAAGGATATCCGCTATAGCATGACCGAAGCCGAAAGCAACTATAACGTGTTCGACATGCAGGGCATTAAACTTGGTTCATTTACCGCTAAGGGCATGGATGCCGCCATTGAACTTGTGAAGACTAACGCAAATCTCCGCAAGCAGGCAAAGGGCGTGTTCTTTGTTCGTCAAAGCGGAAGCAAGTCTCTTACGAAAAAGGTGGTAATTCATGAATAA
- a CDS encoding family 43 glycosylhydrolase yields the protein MGLFSKMAKAAAVVAGFAVVNSFAVSVNNPIMYVDSPDPSIVRVDDAYYMVTTTMHFAPGVPVFKSTDLAQWRTVGYAYQTLTNNDQQNLNGGKDAYGKGSWASSIRYHKGFFYVLTPSYTTGKTHLYKTADVESGQWSEVQLPFYHDPSLFFDDDGTVWVFYGSGDQISYVQLNDDASGVKAGGKSGKVGGVSVNQVTGTSNYYVQQEGSHMEKVNGEYYLFTISWPAGKSRSEIVYRSKSLLSGYSGRYFLSDNGVAQGGIFDTPDGKWYALLFRDSGPVGRMSHLVPMEWKDGWPVPTSGSKAPSTIDLPESPLPGYGMVTSDDFESGELALEWQFNHNPDNKNWSLSANPGFFRITTGRTDSRVVNAKNTLTQRSFGPKSSGRTLVDGKGMKDGDMAGLVALQDDKGFVALAKENGNYKVVMYTGNKDGERQAASQALSDSKVYLRIDFDLPIDRGTAYFYYSTDGNTWTKIGSDVKLNYDLHMFVGVRWGLFNFATKQAGGYADFDWFKVGTDVNDEIYLDGAGSEPVPQTPFCAAGENCPANAIPGKIEAENFDVPGKGKDGSSYYDGDSENHGDSDYRKGTGVDLYKKATGVIVGYNSEGDWLEYTVNVKEEGDYTMFAAVAAAGSTSSFKLSLDGKDITEELSVPAASSGEENYDDYNKVKANVKLPEGEHVLRFTVVGSWLDIDYFTFVKGANATDPDPIVGLAKGVLHNVQGVQSYSVYGLNGKFVGRVDASSNFDVRSKVNSLVKESGVYVVKSLTTGTTLRLSVTK from the coding sequence ATGGGATTGTTTAGTAAGATGGCAAAAGCTGCAGCCGTTGTCGCTGGCTTTGCCGTGGTGAATAGCTTTGCAGTATCGGTCAATAACCCGATTATGTACGTCGATAGCCCGGACCCCTCGATTGTCCGCGTCGACGATGCTTATTACATGGTCACAACGACCATGCACTTTGCGCCTGGCGTGCCTGTTTTCAAGAGCACGGATTTGGCGCAGTGGCGCACGGTGGGTTATGCCTACCAGACGCTCACCAACAATGACCAGCAGAATTTGAATGGCGGCAAGGATGCCTACGGTAAGGGCTCCTGGGCATCGAGCATCCGCTACCACAAGGGATTTTTCTACGTGCTGACCCCGTCTTACACGACGGGCAAAACTCATTTGTACAAGACCGCCGATGTGGAAAGTGGCCAGTGGTCCGAAGTGCAGCTCCCGTTCTATCACGACCCCTCTTTGTTCTTCGATGACGATGGCACTGTTTGGGTGTTCTACGGCAGCGGCGACCAGATTAGCTACGTGCAGTTGAACGACGACGCTAGCGGCGTGAAGGCTGGCGGCAAGAGCGGTAAGGTTGGCGGCGTGAGCGTGAACCAGGTGACCGGCACCAGCAATTACTATGTGCAGCAAGAAGGTTCGCACATGGAAAAGGTGAACGGCGAATATTACTTGTTTACGATTTCTTGGCCGGCTGGCAAGAGCCGCAGTGAAATTGTTTACCGTTCCAAGAGCCTGCTCTCTGGTTACAGCGGAAGGTATTTCCTCTCCGATAACGGTGTTGCGCAGGGTGGCATTTTCGATACTCCCGATGGCAAGTGGTATGCCCTCCTGTTCCGCGATTCCGGCCCGGTTGGTCGTATGTCGCACTTGGTCCCGATGGAATGGAAGGATGGTTGGCCGGTTCCGACGAGCGGATCTAAGGCTCCTTCGACAATTGACTTGCCGGAATCTCCGCTCCCGGGCTACGGCATGGTCACGAGTGACGATTTTGAATCTGGCGAACTTGCTCTCGAATGGCAGTTCAACCATAACCCCGATAACAAAAACTGGAGCTTGTCTGCAAATCCGGGATTTTTCCGCATTACCACGGGCCGCACGGATAGCCGTGTCGTGAATGCAAAGAACACTTTGACACAGCGTTCCTTTGGCCCTAAGAGTTCTGGCCGTACGCTTGTTGACGGCAAGGGCATGAAGGATGGAGACATGGCGGGCCTCGTTGCTTTGCAGGATGACAAGGGCTTTGTCGCGCTTGCTAAGGAAAACGGCAACTACAAGGTTGTGATGTACACTGGAAACAAGGACGGCGAAAGACAAGCTGCAAGCCAAGCTCTTTCGGACTCCAAGGTTTATTTGCGAATTGATTTCGATTTGCCCATTGACCGCGGTACTGCATATTTCTACTACAGCACCGATGGCAATACCTGGACAAAGATCGGTAGTGACGTGAAACTCAATTACGACTTGCACATGTTCGTGGGCGTGCGTTGGGGCCTCTTCAACTTTGCGACCAAGCAGGCGGGCGGCTATGCAGACTTCGACTGGTTCAAGGTCGGTACCGACGTGAACGATGAAATTTATCTCGACGGCGCTGGTTCTGAACCTGTTCCGCAGACTCCGTTCTGCGCTGCAGGCGAAAACTGCCCTGCAAATGCAATCCCGGGCAAGATTGAAGCTGAAAACTTTGACGTGCCGGGCAAGGGCAAAGATGGTTCCTCTTACTATGATGGCGATTCCGAAAACCACGGCGATAGCGACTACCGCAAGGGCACGGGCGTTGACCTTTACAAGAAGGCAACCGGTGTCATTGTGGGCTATAACAGTGAAGGCGACTGGCTCGAATACACCGTGAATGTGAAGGAAGAAGGCGATTACACCATGTTTGCTGCGGTTGCTGCGGCTGGCTCCACCTCGAGCTTCAAGCTCTCCTTGGATGGCAAGGACATTACCGAAGAACTCTCTGTTCCGGCGGCAAGTTCCGGCGAAGAAAATTATGACGATTATAACAAGGTAAAGGCAAACGTAAAACTCCCGGAAGGCGAACATGTACTCCGCTTTACGGTTGTTGGCTCCTGGCTTGATATCGACTACTTTACGTTCGTGAAGGGTGCGAATGCAACGGATCCGGATCCCATTGTTGGCTTGGCAAAGGGCGTTCTCCATAATGTGCAAGGCGTACAGTCTTATAGCGTCTATGGTTTGAACGGTAAGTTTGTCGGCCGCGTCGATGCTTCTAGCAACTTCGATGTGCGCAGCAAGGTGAACAGCCTTGTGAAGGAAAGCGGCGTGTACGTCGTCAAGTCCCTCACCACCGGCACCACCCTCCGCCTCTCCGTAACAAAGTAA